In Harmonia axyridis chromosome 6, icHarAxyr1.1, whole genome shotgun sequence, a single window of DNA contains:
- the LOC123683239 gene encoding beta-1,4-galactosyltransferase galt-1, whose protein sequence is MGSSSGGKKKYVNYRNRQRAQMSFFIVVIFFAIFGLIVFAEIFLIDERGRGAGVLVRHGSLVYHSRQQEINEYEESLQNDDYISIRLGSDLGSLDNSIGALLLGRNQAPIPVGVDDAEIQSSKDILENNHSFYPTHLSPSKGSWQIVNGTRYKFFVFSAFYDRRKLQRSIRIIAATKTRGPDKVSCKFWYKSADDNPANFTSKWVPAKIRVIRENWNLKYSACFVMCPLAHNQTAPNFVSVVVRKNSMPTNLLEVTDNYNETKTVKKFAVCVKPLHFSYNRALQILEFIELNRIMGVEHFTFYNHTIGPQVNCLLKDYIEQGLVTMLPWQLDMISQKEIRTEGLFAALNDCLYRSMYRYSHVSLIDLDEYIVPRHNDTLPQLIDFLNRRMNTRTTGSYSFQNAFFYLQWGDDDSVYNSNDPIATNLVILKKTRRRSKLHPHKQRSKYICRPELVVEAGNHFVWEFLPGHGTLNVPPDAAILHHYRVCEFGGNDCIKTPSTVDTTAFRYRDRLVGRVSVSWEKNKNKCELDDPPLPPSRVFSKIMKILKSSEER, encoded by the exons ATGGGCTCGAGCAGCGGAGGTAAGAAGAAATATGTCAACTACAGGAACAGGCAGAGGGCACAGATGAGTTTTTTCATCGTCGTCATATTTTTTGCTATATTTGGGTTGATTGTATTCGccgaaatatttttgatagatGAGAGAGGCAGAGGGGCTGGAGTTTTGGTGAGACATGGTTCCTTGGTGTATCACTCGAGACAGCAGGAGATAAATGAGTATGAAGAATCATTGCAG AACGATGATTACATATCAATTCGTCTAGGTTCTGACTTAGGCAGCCTTGACAATAGCATTGGAGCGCTCTTACTAGGAAGAAATCAGGCGCCAATACCAGTGGGTGTTGACGATGCTGAAATTCAGTCTTCCAAAGATATTTTAGAGAATAATCACTCATTTTATCCTACTCATCTGAGCCCTTCGAAAGGAAGTTGGCAGATAGTAAACGGAACTAG ATATAAGTTTTTTGTATTCTCCGCTTTCTATGACCGACGAAAATTACAGAGATCTATTAGAATAATTGCGGCAACAAAAACCAGAGGGCCGGACAAAGTGTCCTGTAAATTCTGGTACAAATCCGCTGACGATAATCCGGCTAATTTCACCTCGAAATGGGTGCCGGCGAAGATAAGG GTTATCCGAGAAAATTGGAATTTAAAATACAGCGCTTGTTTCGTGATGTGCCCACTGGCACATAATCAAACAGCGCCTAATTTCGTTTCTGTGGTCGTTAGGAAGAACTCTATGCCGACTAATCTTCTGGAGGTCACAGATAATTATAATGAGACCAAGACTGTAAAGAAGTTTGCTGTTTGCGTCAAGCCTCTGCATTTTAGTTATAATAGG GCTCTCCAGATTTTAGAATTCATCGAACTGAATAGAATAATGGGAGTTGAACATTTTACCTTCTACAATCACACCATAGGACCACAAGTCAACTGTCTCCTGAAGGACTATATCGAACAGGGGTTGGTAACAATGCTTCCCTGGCAGCTAGACATGATCTCACAGAAGGAAATTAGGACCGAAGGTCTGTTTGCTGCATTGAACGACTGTTTGTACAGGTCCATGTACAGATATTCGCACGTCTCTCTAATCGATTTGGACGAATACATAGTTCCTAGACATAACGATACCCTACCGCAGCTCATAGA TTTTCTCAATCGACGAATGAACACACGGACAACTGGCTCATACTCCTTTCAAAACGCGTTTTTCTACCTTCAATGGGGCGACGACGACTCCGTGTACAATTCCAACGATCCAATAGCTACCAATTTGGTCATCCTAAAGAAGACGAGGAGAAGAAGTAAGCTACATCCTCATAAGCAAAGATCAAAGTACATCTGCAGACCAGAGCTAGTAGTGGAAGCTGGGAACCACTTCGTTTGGGAATTTTTGCCAGGACACGGCACCTTGAACGTACCCCCTGACGCCGCCATCTTGCACCACTACAGGGTGTGTGAATTTGGCGGTAACGACTGCATAAAGACGCCTTCAACAGTGGATACCACCGCTTTTAGGTATAGAGACCGGTTAGTGGGTAGAGTGAGTGTCAGTTGGGAGAAGAATAAGAACAAGTGCGAACTCGATGATCCGCCCTTACCACCGAGTAGGGTTTTCAgtaaaatcatgaaaatattgaagtcCTCTGAGGAGAGGTAA